A region from the Manihot esculenta cultivar AM560-2 chromosome 13, M.esculenta_v8, whole genome shotgun sequence genome encodes:
- the LOC110607968 gene encoding uncharacterized protein LOC110607968, producing the protein MWRSLARLRRNMQNIRKSPRVADESMFGGMNINHGAEYPIFVRDMERVPQRWSRGFSAVFRVVLAPLSIISCFSPPHTNSGGDRMWVSGADFAQLSEMNHLMVNDSMRYAILM; encoded by the coding sequence ATGTGGCGTAGCTTGGCAAGACTCAGGCGAAACATGCAGAACATAAGAAAAAGCCCAAGAGTAGCAGACGAAAGCATGTTTGGAGGTATGAATATCAATCATGGAGCTGAGTATCCAATCTTTGTTCGTGATATGGAGAGAGTACCGCAGAGATGGAGCCGTGGGTTCTCTGCCGTGTTTAGGGTTGTTCTTGCACCATTATCGATTATTTCTTGCTTCTCGCCGCCGCATACGAACAGTGGTGGTGATCGGATGTGGGTTTCCGGTGCTGATTTTGCTCAATTGTCTGAGATGAATCATCTTATGGTAAATGATAGTATGCGCTATGCAATCTTGATGTAG